The genome window TAATATACCATATTCATCTTAAACGTCGTTACACGATTATAAATATAGCTATTAAACTTTAGACCGGGGTAGTAGTTTAGATATATCATGACATATTTTTATAGGACAACACTGCTTCATTCATCTAAAACCTTTCACTTTCTTTCAACTTAACATAATGAGGCACTCGGGAAACTTGCGTTGggtattcattttttacttAGTATTTGCCTTTTATATTAACTTGATCTTCACAATACAAGTTGCTCACTTTGAGGTACCTCAGCAAAATCAACAAGTCAAAAAACTTGCAATAATTGGCAAGTACTTATTGAAAGTCGCATtcacatttatatttataattataattaaattattaatatttactttattattaatgttttgaTAGGTGCTGGTGCCGGAGGTTCTTCAGCTGCCTATTGgatttcaaatgcttttgtgAATTCTTCTGTTAAAGTCGATACTACAGTTTATGAACAATCGTCACGCATTGGTGGACGtactgaaattattaattttgaacgCGATGGTATAACCATCCCTATCGAGTTGGGAGCATCTATTTTTGTTGATGTTAATTATCATATAGTAGAAAATTCGAAGAAATTTGggttagaatttataaattatggaGAAGAAATGGAAGATTCGAAAACGGGAATGTAAGTGAACACAGAGATCATTCATATCAAATTAAAGCAGATCTAATTCTTTGATTTCAATAGATGGAATGGCGAAGAATTCGTCTTTGAACAATCTTCTAATCCATATTGGGACACTTTAAGAATTTTGTGGAAATATGGATTGGCTCCTAAAAAAGTATGAAtccgtaaaaaaattttaatcacgtgaatataatttcacttttgtttttgtttaatttaaaggTTCAAAACCTAGTAAAAGAAATTGTCGGAAAATTCTTAGAAGAGTATAAATTTGATGAACCTTATACTAGTATAGATTCAGAGTCAGAACGGCTTCAATTAAACAAAGAACTAAAATTCACAGCTCAGTATTATTTTTCCGAGTTAGAAAAAATCAACCAGCTCTATCTTCAGCACTTTGTTGAACCAATGACTCGCGTTAATTATGGACAGAATCTAGCGGAATTACACGCACTAGGTGCCTTTATTAGTTTAGCGCCCCAAGGAGCGAAAAGCATTAAAGGcggaaattttcaattatttgaaaaattcgtCGAGTTTTCTGGTGCTAATTTGAAATTGGATACAAGAGTAGTTAAAGTAACGAAATTGCCATCGCCTGATGGCATCAACAACGTAAAATACGTTGTAAAATCGAAAGATGGTTCTTCTGAAGAGTATGATGCAATTATTCTGGCCGCTCCTattgtaaactttttttttaatatttttttttccatttcctttttttttgatattcatataatttttagaaattgctaactaaataattttacagcAATTTACTGgaattgaatttgaaaatatgaaTCTTAAAATTAAGAAGATCCCATATGTGACACTTCACGTTACTTTAGTCACAGGACACGTTAATCCAGCCTATTTTGGTCGTTCCAAAATTGAAGATATTCCCGAACAGATTGTAACAACTAACAGCGGAAAATgtgaatttttatcttttgcaGGAAAATTGCGACTTCCAAATGGAGAAACtattaataagttattttCACATCAAGAATTATCTGACGAGATGCTTGATAGACTTTATATCAGTCGTTCTTGGACTTTTCGTAAAGTATGGAAAAGTTATCCTAAACTCTTGCCAAATCAAACTTTTCCGCCTTTAGAACCCGacgaaaatttcttttatatcaaTTCTTTTGAACCTTTTATTTCGGTAtgtttttgttaattattgcttttatattaaaaaaaaaaaatttaattaatacaattttttagaCCATGGAAACAGAATGTGTatcaagtaaaaatattattaaattgattgcGAGAAAATGGGATAGTTCGGGTCCGATAAAAGCTAAATTGTAAAAACAAAACTTATGGGTACGCTTGTATATTATTCTTGTAGCTTGCTTGCCTAACTATacgaaatatgaaatatttatttttaatcaataaaatgaaTTGTAATTTACAAGTAATCATATAAAGAACTTTGGTGTAAATTGGGACTGGATATTTACATGtaaataatatctattattcttttagttatagataaaaaaagaaaacttttattaaaataataacattacTCTGATTACTTTTCTAAATGATTTGATGAGAATAAAAATACGGATTAACATCTTTTAACGATTAGATTTAGCGACACGTTctgtaaataaagaaaaacgGTTAATAAACTTGTGAAATATAGTTATCATGAATAAACGTTTCACTCACCAAGTTCGTCTTTCTTTTTAATGGCATACGAATTGGAACTTCcctctaaaatataaaatgattaataaatatttttcacgAAATTTCAACATTACACAAATAAGATACAAACTAGCAGCATTAATAAGTTCATCGGCCAAGCATTCTGCAATACTCTTAACATTTCTGAATGCCGATTCGCGTGtctatgatattttttttatcaattagtAATGagattgttaaaaatatatatataatatatatatgagaCATACTCCAGTTGTTAATAGTGCGATAGCTTGATTTACTCGACGAAGAGGGGACACATCAACTGCTTGTCTTCTTACAGTTCCAGCACTACCAATGCGGGTTGAATCTTCACGTGGACCAGTATTAATAATGGCATCAACTAAAACTTGAATAGGATTTTGATCAGTTAGCAGATGAATGATCTCAAATGCGTGTTTTACAATCCTAACTGCCATTAGTTTTTTGCCATTATTACGACCGTGCATCATAAGTGAGTTTGTTAATCGTTCGACGACAGGGCACTAATTAAACGAAAGAATATGTAATCAATTATATGAGGTctcattttaaattattgataatcgAATAATCTAccacaattataaatttaaaattttgtgccTATACCTGAGCTTTCCTAAACCTTTTTGTGGAAAAGCGACCAGCAGTATGTGATAAATATACTGGGTTTCGAATTTGAATATAATCTGTCAAGGATATATCTTTGACTTCAACATCTTCGTAGGTCCATTTGTTGAATAAACGAATGCCTTGTGAAGTTTCGTTATAGATGTCAGCAGGAAGGGCCATGGTATGCCTATAAGCAATAATCGTTATTAAGCATAAAGGAAATGGTTTAACGGATTTATTTAATGAGGATGGATAAGATCGAATAAAATTCACTTACCTTTTTTACTCTgcaaaattaaattgtaagaGGGGgagcaaatttttttagatcttGTGAAATACTTATGTTTTATCGCAGGGTTGACGTCACAAAATTTACCCAATGAGATGCGAGTTAGAACCTAAAATTAGACTGCACAAATTTAGTCGTTTAAGCACGCGTAATTCTACGTAATTCTGTCCCATATTTCAAGAATTTAAGTTTCATAGACAGAAGTTCTAATTCTTaagaaaccttttttttataagttgcTTCAAAAGGGTACTCTCACTAGATTTATAGCTCCGGCTTATAAAGTCCTTTAAAATGGGTCGGCTTGATCGACTTGAACTCGAAAACTTCAAATCGTACAAAGGACTGCAGACTATTGGGccttttcataattttacatCGGTAATTGGTCCTAATGGAGCAGGTATAGtaggtttataaaaaaatcatgacgAGTTTTCTTTAAGCAGTTAAACACTTCTTAAATATGGGCGCGAGCATATTTTggaaaatgaattattttttaattcactttttttattattgtatggCCTATTTAAAATAAGCGGTTCTTTCGCTAATTTGAACTTTGTTTTAATTGTACTTTTTGTACATTGTTTAATTAGGAAAATCAAATCTTATGGATGCTATTTCCTTTGTTCTTGGAATAAAATCTGCTCAATTACGATCATCTCAGCTTAAAGATTTGATCTATCGAGGTCGAGCTATGCAAGATGATGACGAAGAGGTCACTGATGGAATGGCTATTGAAGGACGTACCAATAATCCAAAGCGAGCTTGGGTCATGGCCGTATATAAAGATGATAAtggaaatgaaattaaatttacaagaagGTATTCACaaatatagaattattatttatttaatataattatatttaataaaaattttcaatatataagtATAACAACATCTGGCGCaagtgaatataaaataaataataaacctGTTACATATGCGAAGTATAATTCTACTTTGGAACAACAAAATATATTGGTAAAAGCGCGAAACTTTTTAGTTTTCCAGGTATTACATTTTGGTAATAAATCTATTTGTCGAATACCATGttgatatttaaaagttaaccAAATGTTGCTCCAATTAACCAGGGTGATGTTGAAGCTATCGCATCTCAATCTCCTAAAGATCTAACTAGATTGATTGAACAAATCAGCgggtaattatataaattacatattcatttaataggcttgactttatattaaaaactcttgataattttttttttattttccagaTCATTGGAATTGAAAGCCGAATATGAGCAATTAAAAGTTCAGCAAGAACGAGCAACAGAGAATTCCGcgtttaattttaacaaaaaacgtgGAATTAATTCGGAGATACAAGAATATCAAAGACAGAAAGCCCAAGCGCAACAGTTTGAGAAATTACAGGCTGAAAGAGTATAGCTGTTTTCTATCAATTTGctaatttgttttcttttctCTACCAATACCTgactttataatatatttagacCCAAATTTTAGTCGATTATCTTCTCTGGAAATTATTTCATATCCAACAGAATATACAAGGGTACAAGGGAGAGATTGATGAGCATAACGATGTCATAAGAAGAAGACAAAGAGAACaggtataatttaattataatatttgtatgtTCAAATATTTGACTAACactttctatttaatttttgcagaaaaaatttgattcagAATTAAAGGAAGCCAGATTGGAACAATCAAAAGTtcataaagaatattttcaaatgGAAGGTGTTATTAAAtccaaagaaaaagaattggaagaaaaggttattttacaaatttttttatgacgtTGAAATTTATAGCAATAGACAAAGGaatctatataatatagtttttatttagcGTCCGGCTTTACTTACTGTTGAGGAGAAAATATTTCATTCCAAAAGGAAGTTGAGTCAGTATGAGCAAGATGCTGAAAGAGTTCGAAAGGATTTCGATCGTCAAGTAAGGAAactaataaatcataaaatgcATTACATTTATTCACGTAGTTTCTTTACTATATTTTGTCTTTcataattaacattatttcttttaaaaaatatttatgtatatatttatttagacgAATCATGTTGTAGAATTACAATCAGAATTAGACAAAATAACTAGATCTGCAGAGCAATATGAAGGTatgatatttgatattttagagctcttattaaatattacaattatactgatttattattatacacaGCTTCTTTACGAGCTGGAGGTGGCAGTAATAAAAGACTTAATGCTGAAGATATGGCTGAATATAGTAGAAAGTACAGTTTCTGTACGATGGGTATTTGGTGTTCAACATTGGATTTTAATATTCTTCTATAATTACTCAAcctataatttattgaattactaGGAGAGAAGCGGCAAATAAGAAAACTGTTAATGAAAAACAACGACTAGTAAATGTTAGACGACAAGAAAAAACATGTCGCGAATCTACTCAtcgattaaaagaaaaaatggaaGATTTAGATAGACGCCGTAAACAATTAGAGGAAGAGAAACTGGCGGTTTCTgatcaaaaagaaaaggtaatcttatgaaatttttttcaattttgcgttcctttttttttagttatttatttttttaaaactgtaTCAGGTTGGTTCATATGTGACGCAATTAAATGCGGACCTTGAAGCTGCCAGGAAAGAACTTGAAGCCGCTGTTGCCGAAAGGAATTCtataaagtatattataagattacaaaattaatattttattgttgaaaaaaaaatgggtttattgtactttatttaattaagaatttatttaattatttagtcAACAAGAAACTCAATATAATCGAGAATTACAAGAAACACTTAACAAACTTACGGTAGCCAGTGTAGACCAAAGGGAATCGGAACGAGAACAAAAGATGAAGGAATGTTTAGAGAGTTTGAAGAGGGTCTTTTCAGGTGTTCACGGACGTCTTCTAGATTTATTCACCCCTAGTCAACGTAAATATGCTGTACCAGTATCAATAATTCTTGGGAGAAATATGGATGCTATCATTGTTGATCAACAGAAAACCGCTATTGAATGTATACAGGTACTTTATTGTAATTTCgtattatttacttaaaaaagcacttttattaatcaacaaattaataactataataGTATATACGTGAACAACGTCTTGGTCATGCTACATTTATTCCTCTCGACACAATTGTAGTTAAACCAATAAATGACAAATATCGTAGCTTCATGAAAGGGGCTAGATTGGCGATTGATGTCATTACTTATAATGATAAGCTAGAAAGAGCATTTCAATATGCTTGTGGAAATACTCTGGTTTGTGATACTTTGGAGATAGCTAAATACATCTGCTATGAAAAAAATCAGCAGGTTAAAGGTAAactttaaagttatttttctttactaGCTTATGGTTTATGATAACTTAcgttttgaataataatttttaaataagctGTTACACTTGATGGTACGATTATCCATAAGAGTGGTTTGGTTACTGGCGGGCATAGCGATGATATTTTAACCGGCGCAAAAAGAGTAGCAGAAAAGAGACGCGCTGACAATATTGATGGTAAAATAAATGACtactttttttcaattttataaatataagccaacttataatattttatagaattaagACGTCAGAGAGATGATCTTTTATCCAAATTGAATAACTTGAGCAAATCTAAACGAAGGGGAAATTTTGAAGAACAAAAGAAGAGCGAAATATCTGGACTAGAGTCTAGGCTGAAATTTTCCCAGGAAgaattggtaaaaaaaaaaaattcccaaatcAACTCAGAttgattattcaaaataataacaataataaaaactaatatttGATTAGAGTGTTATCACACGTAAGCTCGAATCAATAAATAGcgaattaaattttatcgCTAGTGAAACTAATGAATTACAGCCAAGATGGAGAAAGgtatttatggaaaatttatctattaaagTTCAAACTTTGACGAATATCGCCTACTAAGTATTTATgttctaattttacttttaggCTCATTCagatttaacaaattttgaaaatcaaattacACAGTTAGAAAATACAATACATAGTATTGAAGATACCATTTTTGAGGACTTCTGTGCGAAAATTCAAGTTGCTAATATTCGTGAATATGAACAGCGTCAACTTCAGTTGGCGCAAGAAATGGCCGAGAAGAGATTGAAATTTACAACTTTAAAATCAAGGCTTCAAAATCAGTAcgtattattattgtttcttactatcattattattaaattacgtgGGTATTGATGTGTTTTTTAAGATTGAAGTTCGAATCAGAGCAAAGGAAAGAAGCAGAAGATCGGCTAAATAAACTCGAAGCAGCGATAAAAAATGATACTGAGAGGTTGACTCAACTCGGACAAGAAAAAGAACAATTATTGAGGGATAAAAAGCTTATTTCTGATCAAATTGCTGAAGCACAGAATgcattaaatgaaataaaggaATCTTTTGACGAGAAAACCGATGCTGTTAATGTGGCAAAGAGGAAGTTATCCCAAATAACAAAAGAGATTGAACGAATGATGAAAGAAATTGTAAACaaggtattttttaaaattaatatctataggattatttattattacattctGTTGTGATGTTTTAATGATAGTTTATCGcttattaattaaaggaatCGGATATAGAGAAGTTAGAAGCAGATCAATTTTCTATATTCCGTAAATGTAAATTGGAAGAAATCCATTTACCTCTTGAAAGAGGATCACTTGATGATATACCAATAAAAGACTCGGTATGGTTTGATTTCGATTTCATGACCAGTTTATTCTTAatgatttcattatttaataataatcgttATTATAGCGGTTCCAAGACGATGATGAGATGGATATAGATGAAGATGACGTTTTATCGTCAAATAGAGCTGGACCTAGTTCTACGGCAACAAGTTCTGGTTGGAATGTTCAAGTTGATTATAGTTCATTGACTGATGATCTTAAGGAGGTTAatagaaggaaaaaaaaaattatttcatttattaaattattcttaaatcttaaattttcttgtttaatTTAGAATGACGGGATTGAAATTGCAAATGAGTTTGAAAAGAAACTTGATGAGAAATCTGCAAAAATGGAAGAAATAGCTCCTATTTTAAAAGCCATTGAACggtaaatattttcaattatgtttatattttattatatgttacataatacataattaaaattgtttactAAAGTTTATTATGTTAATCATAAGTTTGGACGGTATAGAACAACGTTTGCATGACACAGAAAAGGAATTTGATAGCGCAAGGAGAGAAGCTAAAACAGCAAAGGATAGGTTTAATAATGTCAAGCAAAAAaggttacttttttttttattttaattaaaatggaAATGTGAACgtttgaatatttttacaaatatactTAATCTTCTAAACAGATGCAAACGATTCCGCGCAGCTTATGATCATATTGAGAAAAACATCGATCGAATATATAAAGATCTGACAAAAAGTCGCAGTTTTCCTTTGGGCGGTACAGCATACCTCAGTTTAGAAGACAATGAGGTAAATATGAATAACatgaatgaataaattattttgataagttgtttttattaaatacatattgagaaatataatatctttttttatgttatagGAACCATATTTAGATGGAGTCAAATATCATGCTATGCCTCCAATGAAACGTTTTAGAGATATGGAACAATTGTCTGGCGGTGAAAAAACTATGGCAGCATTAGCATTACTTTTCGCTATTCATAGTTACCAGCCATCACCTTTCTTTGTACTTGATGAGGTAGATGCTGCATTGGATAATACTAACGTTGGTAAAATTGCCAATTACATTCGAGAACACGCCTCTGACACCTTCCAATTTATCGTCATCTCTCTTAAAAGTACTTTGTATGAAAAGGCACAAGCTTTAGTTGGAATCTATCGAGATCAAGAGGTGAACAGCAGTAAAACATTAACTTTACAGGTAATCAGTTTtcgcaaaaattttttagttatcTTTTTTATAGAAAACAAGTATACTGATTTGGTTCGTTTTCTTACTCATATTCAGCTTGATAAATTTCAAGAATGAAGAGGAACTAATCGAAtacttaatttctttatattttaatcattaCAATTATCAAACTGCATTATTTCAATTTAGACATCTATATATATTCATCGTTAAATTAccaatttattagtttaaattaaaagtttagcTAGAATGAAAAAATACTTGTAAATGTGTTTATACGTTTAAATATATGAATGAGGCTTTTCAGATTTTCATGCATAATG of Rhizophagus irregularis chromosome 32, complete sequence contains these proteins:
- a CDS encoding 40S ribosomal protein uS7, producing MALPADIYNETSQGIRLFNKWTYEDVEVKDISLTDYIQIRNPVYLSHTAGRFSTKRFRKAQCPVVERLTNSLMMHGRNNGKKLMAVRIVKHAFEIIHLLTDQNPIQVLVDAIINTGPREDSTRIGSAGTVRRQAVDVSPLRRVNQAIALLTTGTRESAFRNVKSIAECLADELINAAKGSSNSYAIKKKDELERVAKSNR